The Anabas testudineus chromosome 15, fAnaTes1.2, whole genome shotgun sequence DNA segment AGCAGGGCGCGTGTAGAGACTGGGAATTAAAGGCGCAGCGCCCCCGCAGGACCCGCAGACATGGAGAGGACGCAGAGCGACCTGGACCGAGACCGACAGTACTGTGAACTTTGTGGGAAAATGGAGAACCTCCTCAAGTGCGGTAGGTGCCGCAGCTCCTTCTACTGCAGCAAGGAGCACCAGAAACAGCACTGGAAGAAGCACAAGCTCATTTGCAAGGAGGCGGACAAGGCGCAGCTTTCGAAACAGAAGCCCGAGCTGGCTCCGCCGTCCGCGGAGGACGAGGCGTCGGAGAAATGCCGAGAAAAGAGGGAAACGGAGCCGGTGGACAGCGCGCCGATCACGCAGAGCGCAAATTCGGCAGCGCCCGGGGTCGGCGACAGATCGGGAGAGGACGGGTCCAACAACAGTGCCACACCTAACGGACAGACCAGCTCATCCCCTCAGAAACTTGCCGTGGAGTACGTGGTGCCGTGTATGAGCAAGCACGGCATCTGTGTGGTGGACAACTTTCTAGGAGCGGACACCGGGCTGGGCATTTTGGAGAACGTCAAAGCCCTTCACAAGACGGGCAGGTTCACAGACGGACAGCTGGTCAGCCAAAAAAGCGACTCCTCTAAAGACATCCGCGGCGACAAAATCACGTGGATAGAGGGGAGGGAGGCCGGCTGCGAGAAGATCCGCTTTCTTATGGGTCGCATGGACGATCTGGTCAGACATTGTAACGGCAAACTGGGAAACTACACGATAAATGGAAGGACAAAAGTAAGTACTGAAACAGTTGGACTTACACAGCCATTGTTTGTGCCCGGCAGACAGTGATTTGCTATGATTGTCCCCCAGCAGCCAGGACCCTGCTAGTCCACCCCTTAACACAGCAGTGTGCAGGTTCTGTAGGAAGCACCAAAATAAAAGGTGTGTCAGACATCTGACAGACACAAGTCCTAACCCCGGAGCTTTCAGCCATATCTTTCTGTGATCAAGACACCATTATTTTCAGTATCATGCTTCTGTTTGCTAATTAGACCCGAGCTTAAGTGTTAAGAGGCTCCTAACTCCTGGTTAACTCCAGGTTAAAGCACGGCTAATGCCATGAGTCAGAGAGGTGGATCCTTTTCCTcagcccacaaacacacaccacaagCAGCAAAGTTGATGAAGTCAGTTCTAATGAAGCAGATCTCCGCAGAGCATTGCTTCAAACATGAAGCGGCAAGCAGCCTACCACCACAGCCGTGATAAAACGTGTCTGCAGCAGCTTTGCAGGAGCTGGAGC contains these protein-coding regions:
- the egln1a gene encoding egl nine homolog 1 isoform X1, translated to MERTQSDLDRDRQYCELCGKMENLLKCGRCRSSFYCSKEHQKQHWKKHKLICKEADKAQLSKQKPELAPPSAEDEASEKCREKRETEPVDSAPITQSANSAAPGVGDRSGEDGSNNSATPNGQTSSSPQKLAVEYVVPCMSKHGICVVDNFLGADTGLGILENVKALHKTGRFTDGQLVSQKSDSSKDIRGDKITWIEGREAGCEKIRFLMGRMDDLVRHCNGKLGNYTINGRTKAMVACYPGNGTGYVRHVDNPNGDGRCVTCIYYLNKDWNAKEHGGLLRIFPEGKAQFADIEPKFDRLLLFWSDRRNPHEVQPAFATRYAITVWYFDADERARAKEKYLTGAGEKGVKVELGKPTDPS
- the egln1a gene encoding egl nine homolog 1 isoform X2, whose product is MERTQSDLDRDRQYCELCGKMENLLKCGRCRSSFYCSKEHQKQHWKKHKLICKEADKAQLSKQKPELAPPSAEDEASEKCREKRETEPVDSAPITQSANSAAPGVGDRSGEDGSNNSATPNGQTSSSPQKLAVEYVVPCMSKHGICVVDNFLGADTGLGILENVKALHKTGRFTDGQLVSQKSDSSKDIRGDKITWIEGREAGCEKIRFLMGRMDDLVRHCNGKLGNYTINGRTKEHGGLLRIFPEGKAQFADIEPKFDRLLLFWSDRRNPHEVQPAFATRYAITVWYFDADERARAKEKYLTGAGEKGVKVELGKPTDPS